A stretch of DNA from Natrinema halophilum:
GCAAACCGGTACTGCGCCTCCTGCACGGGACGATGGCGAGACGGCAGCGGTTGCCGGCGGCCGCGAGACGACAACGGTGACGCTGTGGAACAAATGGACAGAGTCGGCCGAACTGCTCGAGCCGGGGATGGAACTGCTCGTTACGAACGCAAAACAGGAGGACTACGAGGGCGAACCGAAGTTCGCGACCACGGGAGATTCCTACGTCGTCGTCGAACCCTCGTTTCTCGTCAGCGTCACGTCGATTCGCAACTGGGTCGAATGTCCACGACTCTACTACCTGAACAAGCTCTCCGGAGTGCCGCTGAACTACCCGGTGGTGAAAGGAACGCTCGTCCACGAAGTCTTCGGCGATTTGCTCCGCGGGCGGAATCTCGAAGAATCGATCGAGGCCCGGGTCGAGGAACGAGGACTCGAACTCGGACTGCTCGGCGAGACTCCCGAAGCCGTCGCCGAGGACGTCCGAGAGAACGCGAAAGCGATCGAGGGGTGGCTCGAGCAAGGCCGGTTGACGGGTGAAGAGAGAGCGGCTGCTGCCGCCGAAGATGGGGCGGCTGCTGCCGCCGAAGATGGGGCGGCTGCTGCCGCCGAAGATGGGGCGGCTGCTGCCGCCGAAGATGGGGCGGCTGCTGCCGCCGAAGATGGGGCGGCTGCTGCCGCCGAAGATGGGGCGGCTGCTGCCGCCGAAGATGGGGCGGCTGCTGCCGCCGAAGATGGGGCGGCTGCTGCCGCCGAAGATGGGGCGGCTGCTGCCGCCGAAGATGGGGCGGCTGCTGCCGCCGATAGCTCAGATCGAGCATTCACGCCTCAGGAGAGCAGTTGGCGGTCGGAGCAGCTCCTCATTAGCGAAACGTTTGGTATCCGCGGGCGAGCCGACGCAGTCCGCCGCGGTGCACCGGTCGAACTCAAGACGGGCAAGAATCTGAAGAAAGAGCCCCGGTTCAAGGACAAAGTTCAGGCGGCCTGTTACGCGCTGTTGCTCGAAGAACACGGTAGTGACGTCGACACCGGGACGCTGCTCTACACGAAGAATTCGGCGCTGGATCGCAACGAGGAGACCGGCGATCTCACTCCAGCGAAGGAGTTCTCGATGGGCAACGGCCTCCTGAAATACGTCGTTCGGCTGCGCAACGAAATCGCGGCGACGGAGACGGCGGGCGATATCCCGACCGGCTACGAGGCCGACGCGAAATGCGAGTACTGCTTCGAACAGGACACCTGCATGGTCGTCTCCGGTCGGCTCGACCAGGAGTCGAAGGCCGGCCAGATCGGGCAGTCGCTGCCCGACGAGGAACTCGAGTACTTCGATCGGTTCTACCGGGCGATCGAGGAGGAGCGCCGAGCGGTCCACCGCGAATACGCCAAACTCTGGGAACAGACGGCCGAGGAGCGAGCCGACGACGACCGCGCACTGATCGACCTCGAGTTCGTCGAGAAACAACCGCTCGAGGGCGGGCGCTGGGAGCTACGGGCCCGTCGAACCGGCGGCGCGACGTCGAAGCTCCGCGAGGGCGATCTGGTGCTCGCGAGCGATGGACATCCGGTTCGCGGCGATTCGGAACTCGCGATGATCGAACGATTAGACGACGACGTCGTGCTCACCGCAGACGAGCCGGTCGAAGTCACCCGGCTCGACGTGTACCCCTCCGAACTGACGACCGACCGACTGCTCGTCGCGATGCACGACGCGCTCCTCAAAGGAGCCGAACGACGGAAGGACATCCTGTTCGGGAGAGCCGATCCCGAGTTCGCCGCGATCGACGAGACCGTTATCCACAACAACGAGCGCCAGAACGAAGCCGTGACGAAGGCCGTCGGCGCGAAGGACTGCGCGCTGATCCACGGCCCGCCGGGAACCGGGAAGACCTACACCATCGCCCGCGCCATCCGCGAAATGATCGATCGTGGCGAACGCGTCCTGCTGTCAGCCTTTACGAATCGGGCGGTCGACAACGCGCTCGAGGCCGTTCTCGACCAACTGGACGACACCGTCGACGACGATCGAATCGTCCGCGTCGGCTCGGAAAGCGGCGTTCGTAACGACATGGAGCCGTACCGGCTCGAGCGAGCGGGCGATCCCGAGGATCGCGTCGCGAAGATACAGAACGCGCAGGTGGTGGCTGCGACGACGGCGACGTGCGGCTCGCGGGTGATGAAAGAACAGGCCTTCGACGTCGCGCTGGTCGACGAAGCCGCCCAGCTCACGGAACCCGGAACCTGCGCGGCGATCAATCTGGCCGAACGGTTCGTCCTCGTCGGCGACCACGAGCAACTGCCGCCGGTCGTTCGGGCCGAGGGCGGGACGAAAACGGTCACCGGTGACGCGGGTGACGACGTGTCGCGAGCGCACGATCTCACCGAGTCGCTGTTCGAACGGCTCGTCGATCTCTACCCCGAAGCCGGGGTCATGCTCGACCGCCAGTATCGGATGAACCAGCGCATCCAGGCGTTCCCGTCGACCGAGTTTTACGACGGCCAGCTTCGCCCCGCGACCCCAGCAGTCGCAGGACGGACGCTCGACGACCTCGAGGGCGTTTCGAGCGACGCGTTACCCGCGACGCTGGAGGACCCCGTCTCGTTCGTCGACGTGAAAGGAGACCGGAGTCAGTATACGGATAGCGAGGAGGCAAGCCGAATCGCCGAGCTGATCGACTCGTACGAAACCGCAGGCCTCGACCGCTCCCAGATCGGTGTTATCGCTCCCTTCAGGGCGCAGGTGTCCGAGATTTCGAAACACGTCCCCGACGACGTTACGGTCGACACAGTTGACCGATTCCAGGGCTCGAGCCAGGAGGTTATCATCGTCTCCTTTACCGCGACCGGTTCGCTCGAGGGGCCGATATTCGAGGATTACCGACGGATCAACGTCGCCCTGACTCGGCCCAAACGTGCGCTCGTGCTGGTTGGCGATTCGCGGGCGCTTGCGTCCGATCCCGTCTACGAACGGATGCTCGAGTGGGCCCGTCGGTGATTCGGACCGTCGTTCGATAACCGACCTTCGACGCGACTTATCGCTCGGGCGACCCTCGTGCGAGGAGACACTTCACGTTGCCACGCCAGACCGAACCGAACGACCGAGAGGACACGGTAGCCGATCGGCTGATATCGATGTTCGTGAATGCCGGGCCCGATCGAGGGCAAGCGATCGAGGGCAAATCGCCCCACCTGAGTTCGCCCACTCTGCGTGAGCCGAACTACAGTTCGCCGCGCAGGACGACTTCGTCGTCGACTCGTTCGAGCATATCCTCGGTGACGTGGTAGTCCTCGTCGTCTTGGCCTTCCCACCCGACGGACGCGAGCAACTGTTCTGCCAGGCTCGGATCGGGATCGACGTACGCCCTGCCGTCTTCGACTGAGGCGACGATACCGAGTTCTTTGCCTTCGACGTCGACGACCGTCTTCCCAACGTCGTCATCAGACAGTGATGCGGACATGTCTGCGGGTTTGGTGGCTGACCCGGTAAGTGACCGGCCGTCCCGTGCTGGTTCGGATCTATCGGGGCTGGAGATCGATCGCGGCAAGCTGTTTGCGGGTGACGGACGAATTGCAGACGCACCCCGAGGAGCTTTGACGCCCAAAGCTTGCATACGCTCCGCGGAGGTATTTGACAGTTGCGAGCGAGAATATGACGCACCCACAGCCACTACCCCATCATGACATACACTCTCGAGATCAGCGACGATTTGAAAGAGCGACTTGACAGCCATCTCGAAGAAGGAGAGACCCACGAGGAACTCATCGAAGAACTGGTTTCGATGTACGAAACCGAGGGGACCTTTCTGCAAGAGGGATACTCCGAATGAGGGAGTTCCGTATTCGGGCGCTTCCCGGCCGTACCGTCGACGGACCGTGTTTCGGTCAGTAGTTGGGGTTGCCGCCGCCAGCAGATAACTCAAGTTCACCACAAATTGTGAGAGAGGATGACACTCAAGTAGCTGGTCCGGGTAGAGGGAAGTATGCACCTGCTAGTCGCCCTCGAGGATTCGGAGCCGGGATGGGCGGCACTCGAGTTCGCGTGTGCGGAACACGTCGACGACGAGATTACGGTTCTTCACGCCGCAGACCCGACGAACAGCGGTTACGGCGAAGTTGCACACCTCGGAGCGGACGTGTTGATCGAGCGCCTGCGGGAAGAGGCGGCGGAGTTACTCGCAGACGCCGAAGATCGGGCGGCCGAATACGGCTGTTCGCTCGAAACGGTGGTGTCTGTCGGTCAGCCGTCGGACGAAATCGTCGATTACGCGGTGGAAAACGATGTCGACCTGATCGTCGTCGGAAGCCATGGCCGGACCGGCTTCTCGAGAGTGCTTCTGGGGAGCGTTGCAGAGCGTGTCGCCCGACAGTCACCCGTTCCGGTGACGATCGTCCGGTAGGGGTCACTTCGATCCAGAGCGAGTCCGGTTCGCCGGACGACGTACGCACCACACAGTCAGCAGTCCACTCGAGGCGGCCGATCACGTCCGGCGATTCGTCGCTACCAGCACTGAAATCGCGTGCCATGGGCATTAGAATCGGGTTTTGCGGCCCACTCGCTCCGAAGCGATTCGTACGGGGAACCCGACAATCAAGGGGAACTGCGACGTATTCTCGATCGTAACAGGACAGACTAATTAAGGTCCGCTACAGTCACGCTTGCATGAACGACCGTTACGACGTAGTCATCGCCGGTGCCGGTCCCGCCGGTGCGCAGTGTGCCCGCGATCTCGCCGCCAGAGGGTACGACGTCGTCGTCCTCGAGACCGAGGCCGAGGACGAGTTTCCCCGACAGAGTAACAAGTCTACTGCGGGGACATTCCCCTCCATGATGGCGTCCTTCGGTATCCCCGACGACGTGGTGATGCAATATACCGACAGCGTCGTCCTCGAGTCGCCGACGGAACATTACGTTCGCGAACAGCCCGGTGCAGTGCTCGAATTCGCCGACTTCAAGCGCTACCTCGTTGCGGACGGCCGCGACGACGGCGCAGAGTACCGGTTCGAGGCCCGCGTTACCGCCCCGATCATGGAAGGCGGTGAGATCGTCGGCGTCACCTACAACGGCGACGAAGCGGTCTACGGCGACATCGTCGTCGACGCGACGGGCCCGGCCGCCCCGCTCGCGAAGAAACTCGACGTCGTGGATCTCAAACGCGAGAACCACGCGATCGGCATCGAGTACGAGTTCGAAGGGATCGACATCGATCGCCCCGGGTTCGCTGACCTGCGCGACGCGATGATGCTCCGCCTCGATCACGATATCGCGCCCGGCGGCTACTCCTGGATCTTCCACACGGGCGAGGACACCGCCAAGGTCGGCCTCTGTTACATTCAAAACGACAGCCACGCCCAGTACAGCCGTGAGGATTTCAGCATCGATGATTACCTGAGCCACTGGCTCGACACCGACCCCCGATTCCGGGACGCCGAACGAATCGAAGGGAAACAACACCGCGGTTCGGCACACATACAGGCGCCCGGAAAGCTCCACACCGACCGATTCATGGCAATCGGCGATACCGTTCCGACGGTCGACCCGCTCTGGGGCGAAGGCATCAACAAGTGCATGCAGTCCGGCCGCGCCGCCGCCGCCGCCGCCGACAGTTGTCTCAAACACGGCGACATCGAACCGTCCACGGAGAACCTCGCAGTCTACGATACGCTCTGGCACCGCGACGTCGCGCCCAACGCGAACACCCGACTGCTGATGACGCAACTGCTCTATCTCGCGCCCAACGAACGCTACGACAAACTCATGCAGGATCTGGGACGCCTCGGCGACGAGACGCTCGCCAATGCGAACAACGGGAGCCCCCTGGCCATCGCACGTCTCCTCGACCTCGAGGATATTCCGCTGCTCGCGCAGTTCGCGAAACAACAGTTCGGATTCGATTTCGACGGTCTGTTGTCGTAATTGCCGGCCAGTCGTCTATACACGTACTATCGTCCTCGGACTACCGGGGCGATTCGACCGCTTTTCAGGCGAGAAACGTCGATTCGAAGGATCGGACGCTCTCGTCGGTCCCAGCGATAACGAGTTCGTCGTCCGTCTCGAGAACGAACGTATCGGGATCGAACTCAGTGATAGTATCGCCGTCTCTGACGATGGCGAGAATCGTACAGCCCGTTCTCGATCGGACTTCGGCGTCGACGATCGTGTCGCCGGCCAAGCGACCGGCCGGGAGTCTCACGACATCGACCTGCCGGTCGACGGCCAGGACCTCCTCGTCTTCGAAGACGGTCGAGGCGATCATCCGGCCACTGACCGTCGCCAGCGACTGGACGTAGTCCGCCCCGGCGCGGTACAGCTTCTGGACGTTTTCCGCGTCGTTCGCACGGACGACGATGTCGATCGACGGATTCAGATCCCGAACGACGAGCGTTGTGAAGACCGCGGTCGTATCGTCGTCAAGGGTAACGATCACCGCGGATGCGTCGTCGACACCCGCCTCGCGGATCGCCGCCGGATCGCGAGCGTCCCCGACGACGTCGACGCCGTCTTTCTCCGCAGTATCGAGAATGGTCACCCGGGAGTTCGTCGCTTCCAGGGCGTCACAAGCCGCTGCACCGGCTTCCCCGTAGCCGGCTATCACGACGTGCTGTGCGGCAAAGGGGTGGACCGTCGACGCGGCTTCCGCCCGTAACGTATCGATCTGACTCGGTTCGCCGGCAACGAGCAGTCGCGTTCCAGCGTCGATTTCGCGATCTCGCGGGATCGGACTCTCGAACGTTCCGTTGAACCACGCTCCGATGCAATCGACGCCGAAGCGTTCGCGAAGCTGGAGCGTGTCGGCGGTCTGCCTGGCGAGATCGCTCTCCTCGGCGATCGAGAGCTCGACCAGTTCCAGGTCGTCGCCGATCTCGATGCCCTCCTCGACGGTGGTCGTTACCGCCGTCGGCACTCGGTGAGCGAGACTTTCGCCGAGCAACTGCCGCGGCGACAGCACCTCGTCCGCGCCAGCGATTCGGTGGTACTCTCCGAGGCGCTGATCCTCGACCAGCGTCACGACCCGCACGTCCGGATTCGCTTCCCGGGCAGAGAGAACGATACTCGCGTTCGTATCGTCGGCCGAATCGGCCACGACCGCCGTCGCCTGCCCGATCCTGGCCTTTCGGAGGACCGCCATCGACTCTGGATCGCCGTGAACGACCCGGTATTCGTCCTCGTGGAGCGCCGTCGCTGTCTCCTCGTCCGGTTCGACGACGACGTACTTTCGCCCACGGGACTCGAGTTCCTCGATGAATGCTTCGCCACGGGGTGTGTACTTACAGATGACGACGTGATCCTCGAGGTCGGTGACAGCGGTGGGCGGCGTAACCGCCAGCGTATTCCGGAGCCACGGAACGGCGAAGACGTCCGCCGCTGTCAGGATCAGTCCGATTCCTGCGAGTTGCAATCCGATCGTCAGCACGTACATCTGCGGCGTAGCCCACCCCGCATCTTCACCGTAGCCAGTCGTCGTGAACGACTGAATGACGATCCCGAGCGATCGAAAGAGCGGCTGCGGGTCGTTCTCCCACGTTGCCATCCCATAATTGTACAGCAACGTAGAGCCGACGGTCGTCACAGCCACCAGGACGAGATAGTGGCGGGTGCGGCGAGATCTCCACAGTGACATACGCTACATATCTGAGGGGTGACTGTTGATGGTGTCGGTCGATTCGCCGGAACCGCTCGGCCGATCGGATGTGCGTACTCCGAGCCGTGACCGCTCGGCCGATCGGATGTGCGTACTCCGAGCCGTGACCGCTCGGCCGATCGGATGTGCGTACTCCGAGCCGTGACCGCTCGGCCGATCGGATGTGCGTACTCCGAGCCGTGACCGCTCGGCCGATCGGATGTGCGTACTCCGAGCCGTGACCGCTCGGCCGATCGGATGTGCGTACTCCGAGCCGTGACCGCTCGGCCGATGATCGAGGCTCGACGAAGCAGGGGACCACTCCGCTTTTGCCGTCGATATATATATGGCCAGTCCAATACGGCAGTAGATGGCACTCCTCGAAAACCTCACGCTCGTGTTCGTCGCCGGGTTGATTACGGCCCTGGCGACCGGGATCGGTGCGATTCCATTTTTCTTCTTCGAGAACGTTAGCGACAGGCGAAACGTCGTTCTATGGGGCCTCGCGTCGGGTATCATGCTTTCGGCGTCGACGTTCGGTCTCGTCGAGGAGGGGTTAGCCGAGGGAACGCCACTCGAGATCGCAATCGGAATCGCCGCCGGAGTCGCGCTCGTCGTCGTCGCCCACAACGTGTTGATGGACTCCGAAATCGACCCACAGGAGTACGAGGAAGCCGATTTCAAGAAGCTCATCCTTATTCTCGGTATTCTGACCGTCCACAGCTTCCCCGAGGGAGTTGCCATCGGCGTCTCGTTCGCCGATCTCGGTCTCGAAGGCGGCGCCGAACTCTTTGGCTTCACGATTCCCCTACTGGCAGTCTTTATGACGATCGCCATCTCGATCCACAATATCCCCGAAGGGACTGCGATATCGATTCCGCTGAAGTCGATGGGCATCTCCGAGTGGAAGATGATCTGGTGGGCCGTCTTCTCGAGTCTTCCCCAGCCGATCGGGGCCGTCCTCGCGTTCGGGTTCGTCCGGTACGCACGCGAGTTCCTCCCCTACGGCTTCGGTTTCGCCGCTGGCGCGATGATATATCTCGTGCTTACCGAGTTCATTCCCGAAGCGCTCGATATCGGTGAGCGACTGCCTCGAGGAGGCAAGCCCGAACTCGCCGGTGGCATCGTCGTCGGGATCCTCGTTATGGTGCCGCTGGCAGTCGTTTGAGTTCCCCCGTGCGAGAGCCGCCGTCGTCTCCGTCGGCAAGCAGAGAACGGTGATCTCGTCGGTCAGCGAAATCGATGACCTCTTCGGCAGGCGGAGAACGGGATCAGCCATTCACCAGGATCTTTACGGGTCTCGCCGTACGTTTCGGACGATGTTCGATACCATCCTGATCCCGACCGACGGCAGTGATCACGCCGAGGCGGCCGCGGAGACCGGCCTCGAGCTCGCAACCGCCCATGATGCGGCAGTTCACGTCGCCTGCGTCGCCGACACCGGTCCGCTGGGGGACCTCCGGCTCCCCGGTGACGCCGCGAGCGCCGAAGACGCGATGCGCGGTCGCGCACAGGAGTACGTCGACACGATCGTCGA
This window harbors:
- a CDS encoding digeranylgeranylglycerophospholipid reductase — encoded protein: MNDRYDVVIAGAGPAGAQCARDLAARGYDVVVLETEAEDEFPRQSNKSTAGTFPSMMASFGIPDDVVMQYTDSVVLESPTEHYVREQPGAVLEFADFKRYLVADGRDDGAEYRFEARVTAPIMEGGEIVGVTYNGDEAVYGDIVVDATGPAAPLAKKLDVVDLKRENHAIGIEYEFEGIDIDRPGFADLRDAMMLRLDHDIAPGGYSWIFHTGEDTAKVGLCYIQNDSHAQYSREDFSIDDYLSHWLDTDPRFRDAERIEGKQHRGSAHIQAPGKLHTDRFMAIGDTVPTVDPLWGEGINKCMQSGRAAAAAADSCLKHGDIEPSTENLAVYDTLWHRDVAPNANTRLLMTQLLYLAPNERYDKLMQDLGRLGDETLANANNGSPLAIARLLDLEDIPLLAQFAKQQFGFDFDGLLS
- a CDS encoding DUF7557 family protein; protein product: MTYTLEISDDLKERLDSHLEEGETHEELIEELVSMYETEGTFLQEGYSE
- a CDS encoding ZIP family metal transporter → MALLENLTLVFVAGLITALATGIGAIPFFFFENVSDRRNVVLWGLASGIMLSASTFGLVEEGLAEGTPLEIAIGIAAGVALVVVAHNVLMDSEIDPQEYEEADFKKLILILGILTVHSFPEGVAIGVSFADLGLEGGAELFGFTIPLLAVFMTIAISIHNIPEGTAISIPLKSMGISEWKMIWWAVFSSLPQPIGAVLAFGFVRYAREFLPYGFGFAAGAMIYLVLTEFIPEALDIGERLPRGGKPELAGGIVVGILVMVPLAVV
- a CDS encoding universal stress protein, which encodes MHLLVALEDSEPGWAALEFACAEHVDDEITVLHAADPTNSGYGEVAHLGADVLIERLREEAAELLADAEDRAAEYGCSLETVVSVGQPSDEIVDYAVENDVDLIVVGSHGRTGFSRVLLGSVAERVARQSPVPVTIVR
- a CDS encoding AAA domain-containing protein produces the protein MYVRGTVAGEVEVRSVSTSYGESDLADVPLRLTDEAQTGTAPPARDDGETAAVAGGRETTTVTLWNKWTESAELLEPGMELLVTNAKQEDYEGEPKFATTGDSYVVVEPSFLVSVTSIRNWVECPRLYYLNKLSGVPLNYPVVKGTLVHEVFGDLLRGRNLEESIEARVEERGLELGLLGETPEAVAEDVRENAKAIEGWLEQGRLTGEERAAAAAEDGAAAAAEDGAAAAAEDGAAAAAEDGAAAAAEDGAAAAAEDGAAAAAEDGAAAAAEDGAAAAAEDGAAAAAEDGAAAAADSSDRAFTPQESSWRSEQLLISETFGIRGRADAVRRGAPVELKTGKNLKKEPRFKDKVQAACYALLLEEHGSDVDTGTLLYTKNSALDRNEETGDLTPAKEFSMGNGLLKYVVRLRNEIAATETAGDIPTGYEADAKCEYCFEQDTCMVVSGRLDQESKAGQIGQSLPDEELEYFDRFYRAIEEERRAVHREYAKLWEQTAEERADDDRALIDLEFVEKQPLEGGRWELRARRTGGATSKLREGDLVLASDGHPVRGDSELAMIERLDDDVVLTADEPVEVTRLDVYPSELTTDRLLVAMHDALLKGAERRKDILFGRADPEFAAIDETVIHNNERQNEAVTKAVGAKDCALIHGPPGTGKTYTIARAIREMIDRGERVLLSAFTNRAVDNALEAVLDQLDDTVDDDRIVRVGSESGVRNDMEPYRLERAGDPEDRVAKIQNAQVVAATTATCGSRVMKEQAFDVALVDEAAQLTEPGTCAAINLAERFVLVGDHEQLPPVVRAEGGTKTVTGDAGDDVSRAHDLTESLFERLVDLYPEAGVMLDRQYRMNQRIQAFPSTEFYDGQLRPATPAVAGRTLDDLEGVSSDALPATLEDPVSFVDVKGDRSQYTDSEEASRIAELIDSYETAGLDRSQIGVIAPFRAQVSEISKHVPDDVTVDTVDRFQGSSQEVIIVSFTATGSLEGPIFEDYRRINVALTRPKRALVLVGDSRALASDPVYERMLEWARR
- a CDS encoding potassium channel family protein; amino-acid sequence: MSLWRSRRTRHYLVLVAVTTVGSTLLYNYGMATWENDPQPLFRSLGIVIQSFTTTGYGEDAGWATPQMYVLTIGLQLAGIGLILTAADVFAVPWLRNTLAVTPPTAVTDLEDHVVICKYTPRGEAFIEELESRGRKYVVVEPDEETATALHEDEYRVVHGDPESMAVLRKARIGQATAVVADSADDTNASIVLSAREANPDVRVVTLVEDQRLGEYHRIAGADEVLSPRQLLGESLAHRVPTAVTTTVEEGIEIGDDLELVELSIAEESDLARQTADTLQLRERFGVDCIGAWFNGTFESPIPRDREIDAGTRLLVAGEPSQIDTLRAEAASTVHPFAAQHVVIAGYGEAGAAACDALEATNSRVTILDTAEKDGVDVVGDARDPAAIREAGVDDASAVIVTLDDDTTAVFTTLVVRDLNPSIDIVVRANDAENVQKLYRAGADYVQSLATVSGRMIASTVFEDEEVLAVDRQVDVVRLPAGRLAGDTIVDAEVRSRTGCTILAIVRDGDTITEFDPDTFVLETDDELVIAGTDESVRSFESTFLA